Below is a window of Ahaetulla prasina isolate Xishuangbanna chromosome 1, ASM2864084v1, whole genome shotgun sequence DNA.
CTAAATTTAAGTTTTCCTTATGTTTTAGCATAATAGGTATGCTAATATACAATATAACTAATATATAAACTAATGAACACAATataattaatgtgctttgatacacaAAACTGGCATCATATAAAATATCACTATCACATAACTATATAATCACCATCACTATAATTATATCACACAATTAAGAAGAGTTAAAATCCAAAAGAGCAATCATTGTTAAGCTATTGTCCAGTTACAGAAAGGAAAGTAACAGAGATGACCATCAGCTAGGAAATTATTAGGCCAATAAATACATCTGTATGCTTCATTGAaaagaatatgaatattttaaaaatactaggTTTTAAGTTAGCTTCATTGGCCTCTTAGTTATAGCtctttacaaaaagaaatatttatacaTCTCCTTGTTTCTATTTCTCCAATGTATTTACTAACTTACCTCCAACTGCATGCAAAATAGCCTCTGGTGCACATGTATCCCACTTCTTGCATCCAGGACTGGCAAATACATAAGCAGAAGCTTTGCCTTCGACAAGTTGAATGATCTGATACAAATAAAACAACCTCAGGCATTTAATATTCACATATACAATGTTTTTAAAGATAAGGTATGAGTTCACATACAGATCAATGTTTTAGTTCTTGATTACTTTCTATGGCCTTTTTCCTTTGCTCATATATACATAACAAgcatatgcatgtatatatgtatagttTCTCTATACATATAATTATACACATTTTTGGATGATATATTATGATTCAAGTGGTAAATTTTACAATTAACATTTTAATTAGGTTATGGGTTATGGAAAAAACATTCTTGAAGAGGAGAGGACATGCAATATCAAGGGTTTTTAATTCAATTATATAAAACgggtctcccaccttggccactttaagacttatggacttcaactcccaggaaatctgggagttgaagtccacaagtcttaaagtggccaaggttggagaccccggtatAGAATGTCTCCCGGTatagaaggatgtgtgtttttgttttattttttatgtataatgtacactgaagatagcatttaatttcattgtacaagatgcactgacaataaagtaaactataaCTATTATCTCTAAAGAAAGTATTGATCCATTTCTAAGCCACTTTTTTAAGAATCTCTACCACCTTgagagatgaatgaatgaattaattaattaaagcaattaataaaattatttccacAATTCCTATGCCCCATCCACACAATGTGGTAGAAATCAAATTGCAAGATGTGCATCATCTATTGGAAAACTTTGTCTGGGGCACTATTATAAAAATGAAAGTCTCAtcttgtacttttaaaaaaataaaattaaccctATTATCATGGCATTAAAATTTAGGGGTGTCCATACCTTATTACCAGCACCTCCAACTCTCACCACACGATCAGGCTTCATTGCACTAATGCAGTCATTTACCATCTTGCTGCTGTGTGATCTTGTGGTGGTAATGATGTGCTGCCCGGCTGGTACCTCTTTCAGCTGAAATCCAAAGGCGCCCAAACCAAGGATTCCCCATATTGTTCTGCCTAGAACTGCATCTGCACctgcctgaaaaaaaactgaacattctagtttcattttgaaaaataaacaaaaggaataaatatatataatggtTGAACATACTGTATTTATGTAAAAGAATAATGACCCTAAATTTAGCAAATTCCATCCTCCACGAAGGTTAGATAAAACTAATCTGCTTCATTACATTATCAGTAAATTTAATATGAACCATTTAAATGTTATTTGCAAAGATACATTTCcttctttcaaagaaaaacaacaattttGCTGCTGAAAGAACTGTTATGCAAGTAGGTAGAGATTTGCAACTTTAGTCTGCCTTTATCTAACTGAAGAGCTTCATCTATACTTTTTGTTACAAGATCaaatctgagttggtcaccaggaccagatgtttattcttccaagcttttgcaTTCATGTGgaccccatcctcagggaatttctcacTCTCCAGATTGTTTAAGAAGTTTCCTAAGGATGGGCTAAAGTACTGACTGAGAtttgatcctgcaacattatcctgggacacgtatatttgcctccATTCGCAAGAGATACTTTTTGTTATTCAGTGTGTTTTCAGCTTTACTGCTTCAGTTACCAGTGTGTTTGttctgcattattttcattttgtcataCCTATAGCCACCACTATAGGCAATGTACATAAGGTACATTCTTAAATACATAGTAAGTAAATTAGTAAGAAGAGAAGGCATACCCACAGAtgtttaaaatctagagaaatcaGGACAGGAAGATACTACATCAACATTAGCTTATTTCTGCAAAATTTTCAGAAAATTCATTGAATTCAGACCTCACCTTAGCAAAATCCAACACATATTATAATTCTGTATAGGAAAATGAGTTACTAATTTTTGCAGCTATACAAGTCATTTTCCTGATTCCTTTGTTGAAGCCACTGAGAATATGAAAGCATTATTGTGCTGAATGCCAAAAATATAGTATATGTCACGCACAGGAAATTaggagtccaggcagttcaaatgaatataggttTATTGTAAGCCAatgttctctacaagaatctgaactactaatggtcaaagcaaattggcagcagACAAGAGTCAACGGAATTCAACTTTgggtggacttagatctcttggagGCATGAAGAGATTTGAGACTGACCCATCCCTCGCGCTCAGACTGGTCATCTCCTATGGTACATGCAGTCTTAAATTTGGATTTCTGCTAGTCCCAAATCTGCCATGGGTGTACATACTTTTAACTAGGGCACTTTAGATAAAAAAGGGCCACTCCGCCTTCTAAATAACAAGTCAGTTAACCCCATTATTCTAGTTAATTAGAAGTGATATGCAGTAAAATAGAAGAACATTAAGAAGTTAAAATATTTCCTACCTCATAGTTGTAATATGGTTGATTGATGACCCCTGCAATAGCTTTTCCTTGGTAAGCAATACCAATAAGAACTGTTACATGATCAAGAAGTCCTGAAAGAGATAAACATCTGTCAATGGAAATGAAAATCCAGATTCTTCTAATTTTTTACATTTGACTTACATGATACTTTATAACTTCAGTGACTGTTTATACTTGATCATGTTTATACACTGAGTTGCTTAAGTATGTTTGTTAAATAAGCCAGAACTGGTTGGGTTTTCATTATGCTAAACATCAGTCAATATACAAAGCTAAAACCAAAACAAACTCTCATTAAAGTTTTGCATGTTATAGTACAGTATAGTACAGAAAACTGCTGCATTTTATTATTCAAGgtcatttttcttccatttcattaaTAAAGCAGAACCCACGCCTGCCTTGCTTTAACAAGTTATCTTCCAGTTCACTACTCTCCGGGATCAAATCCATGGAACATTTCATGATTTCTAaccaaaaaaaattgccaaagacatcaattcTGTAGAACACCGACCATAATACAATGTAATGCAATCCCAGTTGTATCTATTGTTAGATTAAGAAGTAATTTGCAAGTATCTTTGTGATGCTTTTTCAGTTTTCTGGATCCCCatatagctaaaaaaaaaaaaaagaccaaacccCAGAGGCAATGAAAATAGCAAATAGAAATGAGGGAGGAGGGACTTTGATTTGTGCCTGTTTCAATAATAGAAGTAGTGAAGAATTAAATAATTATGTTAGTTGTGTGCAAGATTGCATTTAATTCATAGTATGTTTGTGTAGGACAGATGTGAAATTTATCATCATTCAGACATTGCTGAATCACTATTTTAGCATCCCTTACCATTGGCTAGGCTGACTGGAATTCTTAGGAGCTCCATAGTTCAAAACACCTGGAGTATTTTTTTATGCACCTTAACCCGAGATTGTTTAACAATTCCAACCAGGAGTGTTGGGAAGGAGTGCTTCACCATTATTGAATGAAGCAGTCATGTGGgaatctcatttaacaactgctttgctcaaTGACTGATATTCTGCAATGATAAGTTAAGGCCTACCTATACACCAAGCTGTCTCTCAAAGGGCTTTTAAGTTCATTGTTACATGAGAAATtaacagttgcgcccctttctagaccgggatgccttgtgcacagtcactcacgcccttgtgacgtctcgtctggactactgcaatgctctctacatggggctccccttgaggggcatccggaggctacagttagtccagaatgcagctgcgcaggtgatagagggagcccctcgtggctcccgagtgacacctatcctgcgcaggctgcactggctacctgtggccttccgggtgcgcttcaaggtgttggtgaacgtctttaaagcgctccatggcatagggccgggttatttacgggaccgcctgctgctaccgaatacctctcaccgaccgtgcgcctcacagagagggacctcagggtgcctcgcgacagtgttgcctggcgcccaggaagggccttctctgtggggctcccgcctctggaacgaactccccaggactccgtcaacttccggacctcaacctttttgtgagcttaaaactcacttattcatctgcgctggactgggttagttttttaagtctatgggtttttaatgggtttttatttttaaattttaattgtggccaatttaataagttttttaactgtattttaattgtatttatagtgtattgtgtattttttacttggctgtgaaccgccctgagtccttcgggagaagggcggtatacaaatttaaataataaataaataaataaataaaagtccaaTTGATCAGGTTAAGGATTTTAAGTACCTAGATATCCACTTCCAATTATCTATCTCTGGAATAACCAGTTGGGTGAACTTTCTATTAGAAGTCAAAAACTTTCTAATGCAATCTTAAAATACGCTAGCCATCATGGCAAGAATTATGCAGCAATAAAGCCATATAAACCAAAGGTCCTGAGCTTGTTTCATGGTAATGTACCCCATATTAAAGAGGAGAGAGAACCACATAGATATCCTTGATTCCttacaaaaatataataattaaaacagaTAAAATGTGGTGGTTACTGTTTTAGGTGGTAGCTTCTAATCCAAAAATACATCCACATACATTTATAGTGTAAAAGCCCTGCTAAGGAAAAGCTGAGCCTCAGTCAATAATATGGAATGCATCATCCAATTAGCTATTTCTCATTACACACTTTGTATTGTACTTCCCAACTTCTAAAGGGTGACCGCGACTTCTATATGGTCACACATAAATGATAGATATTAATCTAGTAGCCAGACAATTGTGGGTGGTTTTGTCCTTAAGTCTATAAATGCTAAATACCCCTcaccaaagaaaacaaagaacaaacCTTCAGTATATTCTTTTGTTCCATCCA
It encodes the following:
- the BPNT1 gene encoding 3'(2'),5'-bisphosphate nucleotidase 1 isoform X2, with the protein product MASNPSVLMRLVASAYSVANKAGTIVRKVMSGGELDIVEKCGANDLQTKADRLVQMCICSSLGLTFPKVTIIGEELVVWVDPLDGTKEYTEGLLDHVTVLIGIAYQGKAIAGVINQPYYNYEAGADAVLGRTIWGILGLGAFGFQLKEVPAGQHIITTTRSHSSKMVNDCISAMKPDRVVRVGGAGNKIIQLVEGKASAYVFASPGCKKWDTCAPEAILHAVGGKLTDIHGNFFHYNKEVKHMNSGGVLATLKNHDYYASRVPEAVKEALVP